Part of the Bacillus cereus group sp. RP43 genome is shown below.
TTACTGTAAGGGGGTGGTGAGGTGAGAAAAAAAAGGCTACTTGAGTTATTCTTAGTAACTTTTGCTTTACTATTTCTTCATGTAAGCACATTTACCAATGAAAAATTGAACGATAAATTTGGTAACTTTACCTTCTTTGTTGTATTTTTCATGTTTTATATCAACGTTGCATTTGTAGAACGGTATTTTGATGATATACAAAAGTGGATTCGAAATATTACATTTCTTTTTGCCTTGTTAGTAGTAATTTTATTATCACTATGGATAGGTTATTTTTAAAGCCTTGTGATCACGAAAGTCCCCCAGTGATTAAAGTTTCACTTTATCTCATTTCCCGTTCCATTACGCAGGGACGTATGGCTGGAGTCATTTCTCTTTTGGGTATCATGCTTGCAGTAGAAGCAATAAAAAAAGATAACAACAATTAAAGGTGTACATGATTAAACTTAGTTATAAAAAAATAATAAATATTACAAGAAAACCATCAATTTGATTAATCTTTTTTCAAATTGATGGTTTTTATTTTATAAATAAATTGTTTATCTATTTATAAAAAATATTTTTTTGACCCCCATAAAATTTTTTATTCCTTCGAATATATATAAGTAGAAGAAAGAAAATGGAAGAAAAAGAAGCAATGAAAGTAAAAGTACATAGTGGAAACAACATTGAAGTATTAGTAAATTTACTAGATTAAGTGGGGAAATCGAAAGAAAAGGCTGAAATTACCAACAATATATAGAAGAGTTATTCAAAGATTGTAGCTAAAATAGACAAAGAGCAAGAAAAATAAGCGGACGATATTGCGAAAGAAAATAAGAGAGTAGATTAAAATGCAGACTTAACTCTAGCACGAACAGAAAAGAACAATTATCAAGAAAACGCTAAAAAAAGTCGGCCTCGAAAAATATGAGCAACAGCAAGAAGACAAGTCCAAATAAAAGTACTAAGAAAATGTGCTTGAATGGTCACTTATTTAGTGACCATTTTGCTATTTAAAACAGAAGGAGGCAGGGAGATTACTAGTGTTGAGTTTAGTAATGAAGATCTTAAAAAAAACGAAAATAGAAGATATCGTATTTAACATACAAAACAACGCAGAAGATAAGGAAGCTTTTATCGTACAGTATCAACCTTTTATTAGAAAATCAATATCGTCTGTCTGCCGCCGATATATTACGGAACAGGATGATGAATATAGTATTGGATTGTTTGCGTTTAACGAAGCAATTGAACAGTATTCATATAAAAAAGGAAAATCTTTTCTAGCGTTTGCTGATCTTCTTATAAAAAGAGATGTAATTGACTATATACGCAAGGAGTCTAAACATAACCTTGTCTTTTTAAAAGAAGATAAGCAAGAGGAAATGTTAGAAATGCAAGTGTCGCTTACGGAGTATATGAAAGAGATGGAAAATAGTAACCGTAAGGAGGAAATTCTTCATTTTCAAAGTGTACTAGCTGAGTTTAAAATCACATTTTCAGAGCTTGCTAAAGAATCTCCTAAGCATCGTGATACGCGTGAGCACTTAATAGAAATTGTAAAGATTATTATAAAAGACGAGAAAATGATGGAAGAGCTGTTCCGAAAGAAAAAGTTACCCCTTAAACATATTGAACCACGTGTTAGGGTAAGTCGTAAAACGTTGGAGCGACATAGAAAATACATTATTGCGATGTGTATTATCTTTGCAAACAACTATACATATATTCTTGATTATATAAGAGGGGAGAAGCATGATGAATAAGGGAATTGTGATGGATATAAAAAAACATAGCGTAGTTGTTTTAACTCCAAATGGAGAGTTTATTACGTTTAAAAGAAAAGTAGACTCTTACATGATTGGAGAGGAAATCTCGTTTAACGAACAAGAGCAAAGAGCACCGCGTTTTTCAATCCCTTCTTTCTTAAAGCCTGCATCATTACTTGTTACTTGTTTTCTATGTGTGTTGCTGTTTTTCTACAACCAACCGGAAGAAAAAGTATTTGCTTATGTCTCGGTGGATATAAATCCAAGTTTAGAGGTGAGCGTAACAAAGGATCTTCGTGTTATAGATTTGCGAGCTTGTAATGATGATGGAAGGCGTATTTTAAAAGAAATGAAACGATGGGAAAATAAACACTTGCAAGACGTAATACGTACTATTATAAAGCAGAGTCAAGAGGATAAGTACTTAACGAATGATAAGCAAGTTATGCTAACGGCTGTTACAAAGGAAAAGTCGCTAGAACCACAGTTGGAAAAGGCTATGCAAGAATTAAAGAAAGAGTATGAGACAAAACATGTTTCAGTCGTATATCAAAGCAGTACGATACAAATGCGTGAGAATGCCATGAAAGCAGGAGTTGGCACAGGTGTTTATATAAAGCAAGAGAATGATAAGCAGAAATCGCTTACTCCACCTGCACTGCCGTCTAATCAAGAGGAGCGCGATGAGGAGATACATTCACAACCAAAGTCATCTCCTGATGTATCATCGGATTCGTCTCCTGTAAAAGAAGAAAGATACGAGAAGCAAGAGTATATAGAACAAAAGCAATCCAAGGAACAGCAACCGAAGCAAATAAAAGAAAATAATGGACACGAAAATAACGGTAGAGGGTCTCAGCAAGAAAACAATGGACATCAGCAAGAGAATAAAGGTAGAGGACCTCAGCAAGGAAAAAATGGACATCAGCAAGAGAATAACGGTAGGGGATCTCAGCAAGGAAAAAATGGACACCAGCAAGAGAATAACGGTAGAGGATCTCAGCAAGGAAGTAATGGACATCAGCAAGAGAACAACGGTAGAGGGCCTCAGCAAGGAAAAAATGGACATCAACAAGAGAACAATGGTAGAGGGCCTCAGCAAGGAAGTAATGGACATCAGCAAGAGAACAACGGTAGAGGGCCTCAGCAAGGAAAAAATGGGCATCAGCAAGAGAACAATGGTAGAGAGTCTCAAGGGAATAATGGACACCAGCAAGGAAATATAAACGAAAATAACGGGCTGAAAAATGAGGACAAAAACATTTCTGCTACACAACATCAAGGGAATGGAAAGAAGAATCTATAGAATATGGGAATTCGTTTTATGTTAATAAATCCCTCTAGTTTCAAACTGAAGGGATTTTTAATATTTAAATTTTTTAAATGACGGACATAAAATCATATATATTGTCGAATTATATATATGGATATCATTAATATTTATATAAAAGGGGAGAAAGAAATATGAAAGAAAACAAAGAAATGTATGAAGAGGTTACTGAAGTATTAAAGGTATTGGCGCATCCTGTCCGTTTATCCTTAGTAGAAATAATGATTACAAAAGGCCCTACTAATGTAACGACAATGTATGAAAAATTACAAATGCCTCAAAGTACAATTAGTCAACATTTATCTAAACTAAGAGCGGTTAAAATCATTACAGGTACTCGGAAAGGATTAGAAATTTATTATGAAGTAACGGACAATCGTACAAAAGCGATATTATTAAGTTTGTTTTAAATGCTGACTTTCTTGAATTCAACAGCAAGATGAGGATAAGAAAGCAATTCTGTGGCTATAATTTTTTAAGACTTCTACATATGAATTATATTTGTAAATATATGTAATTTTCTTATTAACATTAGTCGTATGCAGTGTTGTTTTTAATTTGTCTAATCCATTTCTGTGTTTGGGATTTGCCGCATCACTATCAAGCCAAGGTTTTAACGTACCACAAAAATGAAGATTTTCTTCTTAGGGGTCTTTTTGTTAGCTTGATAGTGATATGACGTTCCCACTAGTATGTAAGCTCATAAGGGATATCTAGATTGCTAAATATAAACGTAGAGCATTTAACAAAGTTGGTAGGGTTATTTTAGTCATTTAATCTTTTGATCTGATGATCTTTTCCCCATTCAAATAGTTCATCCATAATTTGCATTAAAGATTTTCCATGTTCGCTTATTGTATACTCAACCTTTGGTGGTACTTCTTGATATACAGTACGATGGATAATCCCATCAGCCTCAAGTTGCCGAAGTTGTTGTGTGAGAACTTTTTGTGTAATGTTTGGAATTTCTCGTTTTATTTCATTTGTTCGCATTTTTCCATCCGCCAAAACACATAAAATATGAACTTTCCATTTTCCGCCGATTACTTCGAGTGTCGTTGCGATTGGGCAATCATCATTTTGATTCATATAACACCTCCACAGGTACTTTAAGGTTCCTATAGTACCTGAAAGTACGTACTTTTCAATTATATGTAACTCATTCATACTAATACTAAAGCGTTTGAATTATTTATAAGGGGGAAGAAAATATATGAAAACACTTGTAATTGTAGCACATCCTGATATTGAGAAGTCTCGAATTAATAAAAGATGGGTAGAAGAACTTGAGAAATATCCAGATGAAATAACGGTGCATGAATTATATAAAGTGGCACCGAATTGGGAGTTTAATATTGAAGAAGAACAAAAGCTGTTAGTAGAGCACGACCGATATATATTTCAATTTCCACTCTACTGGTATAGCTCACCACCATTATTAAAAAAATGGTTCGATGATGTATTAACATATGGATTTGCCTACGGATCAAAAGGGGATAAAGTGAAGGGGAAAGAATTTGGTGTAGCTATTTCTATAGGTGGGTTAGAAAAAGACTATAAAAATAGCGGAATTACAATGGATGAATTAACGAAACCATTCCATGCTACAAGCTTATATACAGGAATGGAATTTATACCATCATTTTATTTATATGGAGCAGAATATGAAATCAGTGATGAAGAGATTAATAAAAGTGCACCTGAGTATGTGCAATATGTTATGAATAAGAAGTATTCTAGTATATAAGGAAAAATAGCCATTTACTTGATAAGTAGATGGCTATTTTTTATTTATTTTATATTCACTAAGTGTAATCTTTAGTAAATTAATAGTTAATCTGGTAAAATAAAAACCTAACATATATAAAGGGGAGTTTTACTTGAGAACGATGCGACAATTATTACCAAAAAGAGCAATGCAATCACCAAATTTGGAAGCGCTTGTTGGGGGAGAGAAAAGGTATTCGTTTCAACAATATAATGAACGAGTAAATCAGCTTGCACATTACTTGTTACATAGTGGTGTACAAAAAGGGGATCGCATAGGGATCTTATGCAAAAATAATCATCCGTTTCCAAGCGTTATGATGGCAAGTTTAAAAATTGGAGCGGTATTTATTCCGCTTAATCATCAGCTTACTGCTTATGAATTAGAATCGATTGTAAAAGAAGCGAAATTAAAAGTATTAGTTATTGATGATGAATTTAGTGAAGTTATATTAAAGATTGATGTAGTTAAAGAAATTCCTAATGTAATTAAAACAACAAAAGAAGGTTTCGATTCTTTTGAATTAAAACTAAAAGAACAATTAATAACAGAACCGAACGTGGCAGTTCATGAAGACGATGATGCTATTTTCTTATTTACTTCTGGAACGACTGGACAGGCAAAAGCATGTGTGATTGGTCATAAAAACTTACATCATTATTTTACCGAGATTGCAGGTCAAAGAGAAATTCCAGCAGGTGAACGCTTTTTATCAGCACATCCATTGTTTCATATGAGTGGCGTGCTTTCTATTTTAAATTGTATTTATCATGGCGTTACGATGGTCTTCTTAGCTGATTCGAATCCTACTCTTATTTGGGATAAGATTGAAGAAGAGAAAATTACTACGATGCTTGCATTCCCAGCTGTTTATAGTTATATGTTTGATGAATTAGATAATAAAGAGCGCAATATTTCGACCTTTAAAGTAGCACAAAGTGGTGGTACAAAAGTGCCAGAAACACTCATTCAAAAATATATGGAAAAAGGAATATATATGGTGCAAGGTTATGGTAGTACAGAAGGTTGGGTAGTAACTTCTTGGCATCCAAATATGGGAAAAGAAAAAATGTCTTCTGTAGGGAAAACACTTAAGCATGTTGAGTTAAAAATTGTTCATCCAGAAACAGGTGATGAACTAACAACAAATGAAGTTGGAGAGATTCACGTAAGAAGTCCGTACATGTTTAAAGGATATTGGAATAATGAAATGGCGACAAAGAAGGTACTAAAAGATAATTGGTTTAACATGGGTGATGCTGGCATGATAGATGACGATGGATTCCTACATATTATGGGAAGATATAAAGACGTTATCGTACGCGGTGGTGACAACGTATATCCAGATCAAGTAGAAGATGTTATTCATGAAATAAACGGTGTTTTAGAAGTTGCAGTAGTTGGAGTTCCAAATGATTTTTGGGGAGAGATTCCAACAGCTTACATTGTAAAAGACATTCAAACATTATTAACAGAAGAAGGAATTATTCAGCATTGTAAAGAAAAACTAGCAAATTATAAAATACCAGAAGTTGTATTTATGGATGACTTACCGAAAAACGCTTTAGGGAAAGTGTTGAAGAGGAAATTAAGGGAAGTTGTTCTTGTAAAATAAAAAAGTTATCAAACGATGAAAAATCCAGTTATGTACAAATCATAACTGGATTTTTGTTTATAAAAAAACATAATAATTTACTAGAATTTGTATTTTGTGTAAGATAATAAAGAATATTCAATCAATAATTAAAGGAAGAGATATAAATGAAGCTGCCACTATTACAAGTAGAGACAGAGAGACTTATTATCCGTCCATTTCAAAAAGAGGATTATGAAAGTTGGCTAGATGGATTCAATAAGAGGTTACCATCTCAATATAAATACGATGATGGCTATCATGACATGTCGTCTTCAACAAAAGAATGGTTCACGGAATGGATAAGAGGATTTGATGAGGCGGCACGACGGGATGAAATGTACGTTCTAGGTATTTTTCAGAAAGAAGATGGCGCTAATATTGGTAAGCTAGAACTTATAAAAATTTTACGTATGGACTATCAATGGGCGATGATGGGCTACTCTATTCATAATCAATATTGGAAAAATGGATACGGAGTAGAAAGTGTAATAGCTGCGCTGCCGTTATTTTTTAATAGCCTTCAATTTCATAGAATTGAATTACATATACATATCGATAATGAGCCATCCGTTCGTCTTGCAGAAAGAGCTGGTTTTTCATTTGAATGTACGAGAGAGGCATTTTCTATGGGGAATGGTAAGTGGGCAGATTTTCTTATTTATTATAAAAATAATGAAACGAACAAATAAGGGGATGAAAAATGAAGACTATAAACGTATTTCATTACGACGCATTTACGAATAAACCAAATATGGGAAATCCAGCAGGTGTTGTAATAGAGGCGGATGGATTAACGGAAGAGGACATGCAGCGTATTGCTGAAAAAGTTGGATTTAACGAAACATCTTTCGTTCTTTCTTCAGAAGTAGCAGATATAAGAATGCGCTATTTTACACCAGGGTTTGAAATGGATTTATGTGGTCATGGGACAGTTGGCACTATATATGCCTTGCGTGAAAGAGGTTTATTAGAAGAAAAAACAAACCTTACGATTGAAACGAAGGCAGGGATTTTACCGATACAAATAGGTGCAAATGAAAATAGAGAAACCTTTATTAAAATGAGGCAGGCAGCACCTCAGTTTAAAGATTTTGCAGGTTCAAAAGAAGAATTAGCTCATAGTATCGGGTTAGAAGTAACTGATTTAGATGCAAGTGTACCAATTGTATATGGAAGTACGGGGAACTGGACTGTAATTATACCGATTAAAAATCTAGATGCATGTGAAAGAATGAAACCTAAAAATGAGGCGTTTCCATCGGTATTAAAAGAAATACCTAAGGCTTCTATCCATCCAGTTTGTCTAGAAACTTATGATGAACAGGTGCAAATGCACGGTCGTCATTTTTCATCACCTTATTCTGGAACGATTGAAGATCCAGTGACAGGAACAGCTTCAGGTGTAATGGGAGCGTATTATGCGACGTATTTGGAGAAAGATTTTGACCATGAACTGGAGTTAATCGTTGAGCAAGGACAGGAAATAAATAAAGATGGTCGTGTAACGGTTTATGTAACGAAAGATGTAGAAAATGAGAAGTTACAAATAGATATTGCGGGAACAGCGGTGTATGTGAAGGAGTTTGAAGTTTTAATTTAAAAGAGAAAAGCCGGTCGTATAGCCGGCTTCCTTATCTGTTCAACACTTCAATATACGAAGCATCCCCAGCTGTTCTAATAGTAGAGCGGAAATTGTTATGTTCTAACGTTTCAGCAACTTGTTTTAATTGCTGTGCATCATCATGATGGATGAGTAAACTATCTGCGCCACTTTCTTCTATATGAATATGTTCAACATTTCCGATCGCTTCATGTATAGCCTTTAAAAATTCAGGTTTCATATTGTCCTCCTATATGTATGTAACGTCGTTAAATAGTATTTCCTTATTTTTGAAATATAAAAGTAGAAGAAAGGATAAATGAAAATGAATATAACGCAGTTTAAAGAACATATTACATCTCTTTTTGAAGAGCATCTTAATAAATACGGTGATGACGAGTATGGCTTCACTCACATTAGTAAAGAGGAATTTCACAAAATAGGTTACACGACAAATTTGACGCTAGAAACAATTGAAGAAGCATATCAAAATGGGGTTGATATGATACTTACACATCATGCGCCGTGGAGTTTTTTATTCGGTATGGAAGAGGCTTGTATTGGGAAATTAAAAGAATATGAAATGAATCATTTTTGGATTCATTTACCGTTAGATTTTGTAAAGTTTGGCACGTGTACGTCGTTGTTTAATGAAATTGAGATACATACAATACTGGAATATTCCACGTATGAGGAAGAAGAGCTACCGGGAATAGGAGAATATAAAGAAGCGATTCCCTTTTCAAACTTAGTTGAAAAACTTGAAGAGAGAATGGAAGAGAAAGTGAAGAGCTGGAAAAATCATGACAGACCAGTGAAACGGATTGCGATTTTAACGGGTGCAGGGAACAATACAAACCTTATTGAGCGTGCACTAGAAAAAGGTTGTGATACGTACATAACAGGAGAAAAAACATTATATACGGTGCAACATGCAAAATTTAAAAGGATAAATTTAATTGTAGGTAGTCACACATTTACAGAAGTGTTTGGTGTAGAAAGTTTGGCTCGTAAGTTAAAAGAAAGAGATAATTCAATAGAAATTACTAGATTAAATGAAGATCATTTGGAGTGAGGGAAATGGTAACTATATACGCAAATTATGGGGAATCAAAAGTGAGATTAACGTGGAAAAAAGATTGTATATTGCCAGAATACGAAAGAATCACGAGTGTTCACGGTTTTTGTTTTCAAAATAATAAGGTTTTACTAATAGACCATGAGCAGCGTGGTTGGGACTTTCCTGGTGGGCATATAGAAGAAGGGGAACTACCAGAAGAATGTTTTAAAAGAGAAGCGTGGGAAGAAGGTTATGTAAAAGGAGAATGTACTTTATTTGGTTATATTATCGTTGACCATAGTGATAATCCAAATTGGAATGAAAATAGTCCGTATCCAAAAGTAGGGTATCAGCCGTTCTACCGGATGGAGATTAATGAGGTGCATAAGTTTGACGGTGAGTATGAATCCGATAAAAGGATGTTTGTTAGAGTAGAAGAGAGTGCAGCGTATCATTATAAATGGAATGGATTATATGATGAAATCTTGAAGGAAGCCGTTTTGATAAAATGAAAATTAATTTCTGTTATATTAAGATATTGGAAGGGATTTTTCATTGATTTGTCAAATAATAGTAAAGTTGTCTCTTAAATTGAAGGAATCTTCAGATATAAGGGTGAGTGAATGGACATTTCAGTAATCGCTGAACAACTAGTTAATGAGAAGGTTATTTCGCATTATCCAAATAGCATGAAAGTGTTGAGTGGAGGAACGATAAGTACTGTATATTTGTTGGATGGAAGATATGTTGTGAAGTCGAATGAATCGGAAGTAATACGTGAAGAAGCGAATTTTCTTTCTTTTTATGAGGGGAATACTTTATTTTCGAAGCTGTTGTATATGGAGCCTTTAAATAGATATATTGTGTATTCTTTCCTTGAAGGGAGTACTTCGTGCGAACATGGATATAAACGGATTATGCTTAGTACACTTGTAAAAGAAGTTATCAATAAGTATGAAATAGTTCCAGAGGCAGATAGCTGGGGATGGAAAGGAAGTCCGGTTCAAACTTGGACTGAATTTTTAATGACAGATGTGATGGAAGCGCATGAAAATGTAAAACTGTACATAAGTGATGAAGAGTATAGACGTGTTCTTAAGTTAGTAAGTAGTCCGAGTAGGGGTCTGGGATAGATAAGCCATTTTTATTACATGGTGATTGCGGATTCCATAACTTTATATTTCAAGAAAATAAGTTATATGGCGTGATAGATCCTTTACCAGTGTTAGGGGATCCTCTATATGATTTAATTTATGCGTTCTGTTCAACTCTGGAAGATTTAACAAAAGAAGTGATTGGTTATGCGATAAAACCATGTATATTTCATAAAAAAGAACGAGGTTTATATGAGGAAATAGTCATAGGTTTATATTTGCGTATAGATACGTGTATAAGACACCACCCAAAAGATTTAGAAGATTACTTAGTAGCTTGGCGTTATTGGATGAATGAGATTATGTTCGATAGCGAAAATAAGACGACATTATAGCACTTATATTTTGGGGGAGATATAGAAATGAACATTTCAGAAGCAAAAAGAGATTTAGCACAAAAAACGAAGAAGGGATTTCCTGTTATAATAGCTGGTCTTTTATTTTGGATTGTAGCGAGCATAACTGGTGTTTTTCTTTCAGAAAAGCAAGTTGTGTGGGTATATTTAATTGGTATGGGCTGTGTGTTTCCTTTCGGCTTAATGATAGCTGCTATATTAAAAATTGACATGTTTGCGAAAGGAAATCCGCTAGGGACTTTAGCTGGAGTAATTGGTGGGATAAATGTATTGAATATTCCGTTTGTATTACTTGCATATTTTCAATTTCCGGAGTGGTTACCTTTTGTAGTAGCGATGTTAATAGGTGTTCATTTTTTACCATATGTATGGATTTATGAAAGTAAAAGTTATGGTTTTTTATCAGTAGGAACTGTATTAGTAACGTCAGTGTGTGGGATTCTTTTTGCAGAAAAAGGATTTATTGTAATTCCTATGGCGGTTACAGTTGTCTACTTTGTTACTCTTATAAGCTTATCACTTGAAAATAAAAAAGCAGAAAACGATCAACAAATATCGGCTTAATAAAAAATTAAAGGGATAGGGGAATAATTATGAACAAATTCGTTTGTACAACGTGTGGAGTTCAGTATGCAGCGAGTGTGGAAGAACTGGTAAGTTGTATTATTTGTGATGAGGAGAGACAATATATTAATCCGAAAGGGCAGTCATGGACAACTTTAGAAAACTTACAAACGAGTGATACGCATAAAAATGAAATTATAGAAGAAGAAAATGGGCTTTATAGTATTACGACAAAACCAGAATTTGCGATCGGTCAAACGGCATTTGTAGTAAAAACAGAGTCATATCGTTTACTATGGGATTGTATTACTTATTTAGATGAAACGACAATTGAGAAGATAAAAGAGTGGGGCGGATTAGATGCGATTGCACTATCCCATCCGCATTATTATTCAACGCAAGTAGAATGGGCAGAAACATTTGATGTACCAATTTATATACATGAAGACGATAAAGAGTGGGTGATGCGTCCAAGTAGTCGTATTATTTATTGGTCTGGTGAGTCTTTACAATTATCGGATGGAATTACTGTTCATCGTCTCGGAGGACATTTTAGTGGTGGTTCTGTATTACACTGGGAAGAAGGAAATGATGGGAAAGGTATTTTATTAACAGGTGATATTATTCAAGTTGTAGCGGATCAGCAGTGGGTGAGCTTCATGTATAGCTATCCGAACTTAATTCCATTACCCGTGAGAAAGGTTGAGGAAATGGCGAATCGAGTGAGGCCGTTACATTTTAATCGTCTATATAATGCTTTTCACCGAGTAGTAAAAGAAAATGCAAATGAGGCAGTTGAACGTTCTGCGGAAAGATATGTGAAAGCGATAGAAGGAAAGTTGTTTCATACGTAAAAGGAGTGCTAGATTAATGAAAACGTTAGTATGCTTTGGTGATAGTATTACAGCTGATGAAACATTTTTTGATGGAACGCCGAGATTAACGCCAAGGTTACAAGTGTTGTTTCCGACTTGGAAAGTGGTTAATGCGGGTGTTCCCGGTGATAATACGTTCGATGCGTTAAATAGGATTGAAGATGATGTATTATCACATAAACCAGACTTTGTAACAGTTTTTCTTGGTACGAATGATTCGGTGTTAATTGATCCAGTGCCGTTACAATCGTACAAAGAAAACTTAGAGAAGATTGTAAGCGCGATTTCATCAGAAAAAGTATTACTTATTAGTCCTGCACCAGTTGATGAAGCAAGGCAACATAATAGAACGAATGAAGTACTCGGCCAATATGCAGACGTGGTTGAGGCAGTGGCGAAAGAAACGGGTAGTCATTTTCTAAATTTGTATGCTGAAATGATTCAAGAAAAGGATTATAAGAGATTTGTAGAAGACGATGAAAAAGACGGTTTACACTTCGGACCACAAGGTTATGAATATTTAGCGAAGTTAATTTGTGAAAAGTTAAAAGGGATTTTGTAGGAAGCAAAGCGTGGGCGCTTTGCTTTTTTTTTGTATTCACCATAAGTAAAATATAGTATCTTTTCGCAAGAG
Proteins encoded:
- a CDS encoding GNAT family N-acetyltransferase, which produces MKLPLLQVETERLIIRPFQKEDYESWLDGFNKRLPSQYKYDDGYHDMSSSTKEWFTEWIRGFDEAARRDEMYVLGIFQKEDGANIGKLELIKILRMDYQWAMMGYSIHNQYWKNGYGVESVIAALPLFFNSLQFHRIELHIHIDNEPSVRLAERAGFSFECTREAFSMGNGKWADFLIYYKNNETNK
- a CDS encoding metalloregulator ArsR/SmtB family transcription factor; the protein is MKENKEMYEEVTEVLKVLAHPVRLSLVEIMITKGPTNVTTMYEKLQMPQSTISQHLSKLRAVKIITGTRKGLEIYYEVTDNRTKAILLSLF
- a CDS encoding helix-turn-helix domain-containing protein, with amino-acid sequence MNQNDDCPIATTLEVIGGKWKVHILCVLADGKMRTNEIKREIPNITQKVLTQQLRQLEADGIIHRTVYQEVPPKVEYTISEHGKSLMQIMDELFEWGKDHQIKRLND
- a CDS encoding Nif3-like dinuclear metal center hexameric protein, which codes for MNITQFKEHITSLFEEHLNKYGDDEYGFTHISKEEFHKIGYTTNLTLETIEEAYQNGVDMILTHHAPWSFLFGMEEACIGKLKEYEMNHFWIHLPLDFVKFGTCTSLFNEIEIHTILEYSTYEEEELPGIGEYKEAIPFSNLVEKLEERMEEKVKSWKNHDRPVKRIAILTGAGNNTNLIERALEKGCDTYITGEKTLYTVQHAKFKRINLIVGSHTFTEVFGVESLARKLKERDNSIEITRLNEDHLE
- a CDS encoding anti-sigma factor domain-containing protein, coding for MNKGIVMDIKKHSVVVLTPNGEFITFKRKVDSYMIGEEISFNEQEQRAPRFSIPSFLKPASLLVTCFLCVLLFFYNQPEEKVFAYVSVDINPSLEVSVTKDLRVIDLRACNDDGRRILKEMKRWENKHLQDVIRTIIKQSQEDKYLTNDKQVMLTAVTKEKSLEPQLEKAMQELKKEYETKHVSVVYQSSTIQMRENAMKAGVGTGVYIKQENDKQKSLTPPALPSNQEERDEEIHSQPKSSPDVSSDSSPVKEERYEKQEYIEQKQSKEQQPKQIKENNGHENNGRGSQQENNGHQQENKGRGPQQGKNGHQQENNGRGSQQGKNGHQQENNGRGSQQGSNGHQQENNGRGPQQGKNGHQQENNGRGPQQGSNGHQQENNGRGPQQGKNGHQQENNGRESQGNNGHQQGNINENNGLKNEDKNISATQHQGNGKKNL
- a CDS encoding PhzF family phenazine biosynthesis isomerase; translated protein: MKTINVFHYDAFTNKPNMGNPAGVVIEADGLTEEDMQRIAEKVGFNETSFVLSSEVADIRMRYFTPGFEMDLCGHGTVGTIYALRERGLLEEKTNLTIETKAGILPIQIGANENRETFIKMRQAAPQFKDFAGSKEELAHSIGLEVTDLDASVPIVYGSTGNWTVIIPIKNLDACERMKPKNEAFPSVLKEIPKASIHPVCLETYDEQVQMHGRHFSSPYSGTIEDPVTGTASGVMGAYYATYLEKDFDHELELIVEQGQEINKDGRVTVYVTKDVENEKLQIDIAGTAVYVKEFEVLI
- the sigI gene encoding RNA polymerase sigma factor SigI, with the protein product MLSLVMKILKKTKIEDIVFNIQNNAEDKEAFIVQYQPFIRKSISSVCRRYITEQDDEYSIGLFAFNEAIEQYSYKKGKSFLAFADLLIKRDVIDYIRKESKHNLVFLKEDKQEEMLEMQVSLTEYMKEMENSNRKEEILHFQSVLAEFKITFSELAKESPKHRDTREHLIEIVKIIIKDEKMMEELFRKKKLPLKHIEPRVRVSRKTLERHRKYIIAMCIIFANNYTYILDYIRGEKHDE
- a CDS encoding class I adenylate-forming enzyme family protein, which encodes MRTMRQLLPKRAMQSPNLEALVGGEKRYSFQQYNERVNQLAHYLLHSGVQKGDRIGILCKNNHPFPSVMMASLKIGAVFIPLNHQLTAYELESIVKEAKLKVLVIDDEFSEVILKIDVVKEIPNVIKTTKEGFDSFELKLKEQLITEPNVAVHEDDDAIFLFTSGTTGQAKACVIGHKNLHHYFTEIAGQREIPAGERFLSAHPLFHMSGVLSILNCIYHGVTMVFLADSNPTLIWDKIEEEKITTMLAFPAVYSYMFDELDNKERNISTFKVAQSGGTKVPETLIQKYMEKGIYMVQGYGSTEGWVVTSWHPNMGKEKMSSVGKTLKHVELKIVHPETGDELTTNEVGEIHVRSPYMFKGYWNNEMATKKVLKDNWFNMGDAGMIDDDGFLHIMGRYKDVIVRGGDNVYPDQVEDVIHEINGVLEVAVVGVPNDFWGEIPTAYIVKDIQTLLTEEGIIQHCKEKLANYKIPEVVFMDDLPKNALGKVLKRKLREVVLVK
- a CDS encoding DUF3963 domain-containing protein; the protein is MRKKRLLELFLVTFALLFLHVSTFTNEKLNDKFGNFTFFVVFFMFYINVAFVERYFDDIQKWIRNITFLFALLVVILLSLWIGYF
- a CDS encoding NAD(P)H-dependent oxidoreductase — its product is MKTLVIVAHPDIEKSRINKRWVEELEKYPDEITVHELYKVAPNWEFNIEEEQKLLVEHDRYIFQFPLYWYSSPPLLKKWFDDVLTYGFAYGSKGDKVKGKEFGVAISIGGLEKDYKNSGITMDELTKPFHATSLYTGMEFIPSFYLYGAEYEISDEEINKSAPEYVQYVMNKKYSSI
- a CDS encoding NUDIX domain-containing protein translates to MVTIYANYGESKVRLTWKKDCILPEYERITSVHGFCFQNNKVLLIDHEQRGWDFPGGHIEEGELPEECFKREAWEEGYVKGECTLFGYIIVDHSDNPNWNENSPYPKVGYQPFYRMEINEVHKFDGEYESDKRMFVRVEESAAYHYKWNGLYDEILKEAVLIK